Proteins encoded within one genomic window of Kibdelosporangium phytohabitans:
- a CDS encoding DUF1702 family protein yields the protein MPTTLGSVRRLLMTPSFADVTHEKRGFPPGPADVAEHLEAIPQAVLCGFEWGIDTRSPWELERRLSLVRPDQLGFAYEGATMACTILDAMRGGRGHKTRDLLDGPGRPHIFLAYIGIGFAMARLPRPLWKRVVPDLVNSSPYHPTMSWLAVDGYGFDRAYFDTRKWVDRQYVPAPYPWQGKPGYFTRAVDQGIGRALWFIQGGRPADVADAVGKFAPTRHADLWSGVGLASTFAGGTTPDGLAELRKLAGEFHADVALGMVFAVRARTFAGFVPEHTETAAAKLGDVSVAAAVEVADGNTVVGDSAATDPTYELWRQKIRAHFAS from the coding sequence ATGCCGACCACACTGGGCTCGGTCCGCAGGCTGCTGATGACGCCGTCGTTCGCCGACGTCACGCACGAGAAACGGGGTTTCCCGCCAGGACCCGCCGACGTCGCCGAACACCTCGAAGCCATCCCGCAGGCCGTGCTGTGCGGCTTCGAGTGGGGCATCGACACCCGTTCGCCGTGGGAACTGGAACGCAGGCTGTCGCTGGTGCGACCGGATCAGCTGGGCTTCGCCTACGAAGGCGCGACGATGGCGTGCACGATCCTGGACGCGATGCGCGGCGGGCGCGGCCACAAGACCCGTGACCTGCTCGACGGCCCCGGGCGGCCGCACATCTTCCTCGCGTACATCGGGATCGGGTTCGCCATGGCCCGGTTGCCCCGGCCACTGTGGAAACGAGTAGTGCCGGACCTCGTCAACTCCTCGCCGTACCACCCGACGATGAGCTGGCTGGCGGTGGACGGCTACGGGTTCGACCGCGCCTACTTCGACACCCGCAAATGGGTGGATCGCCAGTACGTTCCGGCGCCCTACCCGTGGCAGGGCAAACCCGGGTACTTCACCCGTGCTGTCGACCAGGGCATCGGCCGGGCGCTGTGGTTCATCCAGGGCGGGCGGCCCGCGGACGTCGCCGACGCGGTCGGGAAGTTCGCGCCCACCCGGCACGCGGACCTGTGGAGCGGGGTCGGCCTGGCGTCGACGTTCGCCGGCGGCACCACGCCGGACGGCCTGGCCGAACTGCGCAAGCTGGCCGGCGAGTTCCACGCCGATGTCGCTCTCGGTATGGTCTTCGCGGTGAGAGCTCGGACCTTTGCGGGCTTCGTCCCCGAACACACCGAAACGGCCGCGGCCAAGCTCGGTGATGTGAGCGTGGCCGCGGCCGTGGAGGTCGCTGACGGGAACACTGTCGTCGGTGACAGTGCCGCCACAGACCCGACATACGAGCTGTGGCGGCAGAAGATCAGGGCGCACTTCGCCTCGTAG
- a CDS encoding DUF5987 family protein, which produces MGSPTGDAEEIQVLTLEAYADTIIPGERRSADDRAIAGVAPGGGAVQAGALEMLNDPATGVTAGLAPLSQTLNAHATAYAAEIGLDLDGTVPPFVSLSYEHRSALIARLVAPGHPEKDGWVLLALFSYMAYDSAAHMHTTDAIAAGHPGLLSMGFGKPDDDGLWRFREHSYGRALARPHPNTTSSGSPA; this is translated from the coding sequence ATGGGATCGCCCACGGGTGACGCCGAGGAAATACAGGTCCTGACGCTTGAGGCGTACGCGGACACCATAATTCCAGGTGAGCGGCGGTCGGCCGATGACCGGGCCATCGCCGGCGTTGCGCCAGGCGGCGGAGCGGTGCAGGCCGGTGCGCTGGAGATGCTCAACGACCCGGCGACGGGCGTGACGGCCGGTCTCGCGCCGCTGAGCCAGACCCTCAACGCCCACGCCACCGCCTACGCGGCGGAGATCGGCCTCGACCTGGACGGCACCGTCCCCCCGTTCGTCAGTCTCTCCTACGAGCACCGGAGCGCGTTGATCGCGCGCCTGGTCGCGCCCGGCCACCCGGAGAAGGACGGCTGGGTGCTGCTCGCCTTGTTCAGCTACATGGCATATGACAGCGCCGCGCACATGCACACGACCGATGCGATCGCAGCGGGACACCCCGGTTTGTTGTCCATGGGGTTCGGCAAACCCGACGACGACGGCCTGTGGCGTTTCCGCGAGCACTCCTACGGCAGGGCACTCGCGCGGCCCCATCCGAACACCACTTCTTCCGGGAGCCCGGCATGA
- a CDS encoding helix-turn-helix domain-containing protein — translation MDELIEEAVGRVIDAMYNNLGEQMTLDDMARAAMFSKFHFSRIFQRATGISPGRFLSAMRLQEAKRLLLATSLSVTEISHRVGYQSVGTFSSRFRSSVGISPSTYRRLGGLTPQVCGTTRRQHLTSTRPATLHGQITAPHVPAGLGLIFVGLFPDRLPQGRPVRCTVLTRPGQYELNDVPLGTWYLLSYSVAADRDPLIPNPRDEGTGLFIGACGPITIRPETRVRPADLRLRPMSRLDPPVLLSLVGRSGMSGSRHVVSSGVSSSSGPPSARYGPDWGGLEREPVRTSRPAARSSRKRTSS, via the coding sequence GTGGATGAACTGATCGAGGAAGCGGTCGGTCGTGTCATAGACGCCATGTACAACAACCTGGGCGAGCAGATGACGCTCGACGACATGGCGAGAGCCGCGATGTTCAGCAAATTTCACTTCTCCAGGATTTTCCAGCGGGCCACCGGTATCTCGCCAGGGAGATTCCTGTCGGCCATGCGGCTGCAGGAAGCGAAAAGACTGCTGCTGGCCACGTCCCTGAGCGTCACCGAAATCAGCCACCGCGTCGGCTACCAGAGCGTCGGCACCTTCAGCTCGCGGTTTCGCAGCAGTGTCGGCATTTCGCCGAGCACGTACCGGCGGCTCGGTGGCCTCACCCCGCAGGTGTGCGGCACCACCCGCCGCCAGCACCTGACCTCGACCAGACCCGCCACGCTGCACGGGCAGATCACCGCACCGCACGTCCCCGCGGGCCTCGGCCTGATCTTCGTCGGCCTGTTCCCCGACCGGCTGCCGCAGGGCCGCCCGGTCCGGTGCACGGTGCTGACGAGGCCGGGACAGTACGAACTCAACGACGTCCCACTGGGAACGTGGTACCTGCTCAGCTATTCGGTCGCGGCCGACCGCGATCCGCTGATCCCCAACCCGCGTGACGAGGGAACGGGCCTGTTCATTGGGGCGTGCGGGCCGATCACGATCCGCCCGGAAACCCGGGTGCGCCCGGCGGACCTGCGGTTGCGGCCGATGAGCCGCCTCGACCCGCCGGTACTGCTGAGCCTGGTCGGGCGGTCGGGCATGTCCGGCAGCCGTCACGTCGTCTCGTCCGGTGTGTCGTCCTCGTCCGGACCGCCTTCCGCCCGCTACGGCCCGGACTGGGGCGGGCTGGAACGAGAGCCCGTTCGGACTTCCCGTCCAGCCGCCCGGTCGTCGAGGAAGCGCACTTCCTCGTAG